Proteins found in one Nocardia brasiliensis ATCC 700358 genomic segment:
- a CDS encoding MFS transporter, with amino-acid sequence MSGWWRRWAAFDRPSQVLMVNQFGINLGFYMLMPYLAAHLSSGLGMAAWTVGLVLGVRNFAQQGMFLVGGTLADKFGYKPLIVAGCALRTASFALLALADTLPAVLIAVAATGFAGALFNPAVRAYLAADAGAERRVAAFAMFNIFYQAGILAGPLVGLALTAWDFRVTAGVAAVVFAVLTAVQLRWLPTRDLDRADDGASVLANWRTVLRNRPFLWFAIVMVGCYVLSFQVYLALPLQAGIVSGSAQSGTGLIAAIFAVSGVVALAGQLPVTSWLARRGGSGRGLVVGMAIMAAAFVPLLCAPNTGVLGGKPVAVAALLLCAALLALATAAVFPCEMDTVVSLARGRIVATHYGFYNTIVGTGILLGNLTTGALFDALTDAGRPALIWAVLTVIGAACALALWTLNRSAPPTPARVEVAARR; translated from the coding sequence ATGAGCGGATGGTGGCGCCGCTGGGCCGCTTTCGACCGGCCGAGTCAGGTGCTGATGGTCAACCAGTTCGGCATCAATCTGGGTTTCTACATGTTGATGCCCTACCTCGCCGCGCATCTGTCCAGCGGACTCGGGATGGCGGCGTGGACGGTCGGTCTCGTGCTCGGCGTACGGAATTTCGCGCAGCAGGGCATGTTCCTGGTGGGCGGCACCCTCGCCGACAAGTTCGGTTACAAGCCGCTCATCGTTGCGGGATGTGCCTTGCGCACCGCGAGTTTCGCGCTGCTGGCACTGGCGGACACCTTGCCCGCCGTGTTGATCGCCGTGGCGGCGACCGGCTTCGCGGGCGCATTGTTCAATCCGGCGGTGCGCGCCTACCTCGCCGCGGACGCCGGGGCCGAACGCCGGGTGGCGGCCTTCGCGATGTTCAATATCTTCTATCAGGCGGGCATTCTCGCGGGGCCGCTGGTGGGATTGGCGTTGACGGCGTGGGATTTCCGCGTCACCGCGGGGGTGGCCGCGGTCGTGTTCGCCGTGCTCACCGCCGTTCAGCTGCGCTGGCTGCCCACCCGCGACCTCGACCGAGCGGACGACGGTGCGTCGGTGCTCGCCAATTGGCGTACGGTGCTGCGCAATCGACCGTTTCTGTGGTTCGCGATCGTCATGGTCGGCTGTTACGTGCTGTCCTTCCAGGTCTACCTGGCGCTGCCGCTGCAAGCCGGAATCGTCAGCGGCTCAGCGCAGTCCGGTACCGGGCTGATCGCGGCGATCTTCGCGGTCAGCGGCGTCGTCGCGCTCGCCGGCCAGCTGCCGGTGACCAGCTGGCTCGCGCGGCGCGGCGGCTCCGGTCGCGGGCTGGTGGTCGGCATGGCGATCATGGCCGCCGCGTTCGTGCCATTGCTGTGTGCACCGAACACGGGGGTGCTCGGCGGCAAACCGGTCGCCGTGGCCGCCCTCCTGCTCTGCGCCGCACTCCTCGCCCTCGCGACGGCGGCCGTATTCCCTTGCGAGATGGACACTGTCGTCTCACTCGCGCGCGGCCGGATCGTGGCCACCCACTACGGCTTCTACAACACGATCGTCGGCACCGGCATCCTGCTCGGCAATCTCACCACCGGTGCCCTCTTCGACGCGCTCACCGACGCCGGTCGCCCGGCCCTGATCTGGGCCGTCCTCACGGTGATCGGCGCCGCCTGCGCGCTGGCCCTGTGGACGCTGAACCGGTCCGCGCCGCCGACCCCGGCACGCGTCGAGGTCGCCGCACGCCGCTGA
- a CDS encoding ABC transporter substrate-binding protein, which translates to MGEIPGMVTQVRPAPRSVRIGALVPRTRPGWVEAGAHLLAGLELAIEDINIAGGILGRPLELVVRDTAADPRRAVAAVDELARLDVAALAGEYHSVVARAAAARADALGLPFLCSSAVLDELVEQPTDRVARLAPPQSLGWQTYADFLVRAGRDRIAVAIQPSVYWAAGTRILRESFASRGGAVLEFDARVHTPAALCDALIEQGATALLLLVGHPDPAVPIVEAVRRDSRLDDILLGAPAGQPEFPEWTKALGAAGAGIPFLRYLPERLSVLGDRVEPRLRARLGVAPLFVALEGYDTITVLAEVLRTPGAEVAASWARVAVEGTRGSIRFARVPGLNVWQWAGAPIQVVDRDPARPERFRVLHTHPAE; encoded by the coding sequence GTGGGTGAAATACCCGGCATGGTCACCCAGGTGCGCCCGGCACCGCGATCCGTCCGGATCGGCGCTCTCGTTCCCCGCACCCGGCCCGGCTGGGTCGAAGCCGGCGCACACCTGCTCGCCGGGCTGGAGCTGGCGATCGAGGACATCAATATCGCGGGTGGGATCCTCGGGCGACCGCTCGAACTGGTGGTCCGCGATACCGCGGCGGATCCGCGGCGGGCCGTCGCGGCCGTCGACGAACTCGCTCGCCTCGACGTGGCGGCCCTGGCCGGGGAATATCACAGCGTGGTCGCGCGTGCCGCGGCCGCTCGAGCCGACGCGCTCGGCCTGCCGTTTCTGTGCTCGTCCGCGGTTCTCGACGAACTCGTCGAGCAGCCGACCGACCGGGTCGCGCGGCTGGCCCCACCTCAATCTCTCGGCTGGCAGACCTACGCGGACTTCCTGGTCCGCGCAGGCCGCGACCGCATCGCGGTAGCCATTCAACCCAGCGTCTACTGGGCTGCGGGGACGCGGATTCTGCGGGAGTCCTTCGCGTCCCGCGGCGGTGCCGTGCTCGAGTTCGATGCCCGAGTGCACACCCCGGCGGCACTCTGCGACGCGCTGATCGAGCAGGGCGCGACCGCCCTGCTCCTGTTGGTCGGCCACCCGGACCCGGCCGTGCCGATCGTCGAAGCGGTCCGGCGTGATTCGCGCCTGGACGACATTCTGCTCGGCGCCCCGGCCGGGCAGCCGGAGTTCCCTGAATGGACGAAGGCGCTGGGTGCCGCCGGAGCCGGAATTCCGTTCCTGCGCTACCTGCCGGAGCGGCTCAGCGTCCTCGGCGATCGAGTCGAGCCCCGCTTGCGTGCGCGGTTGGGCGTCGCACCCTTGTTCGTCGCTTTGGAGGGCTACGACACGATCACCGTCCTCGCCGAGGTGCTGCGCACGCCCGGTGCCGAGGTCGCGGCGTCGTGGGCTCGCGTGGCCGTCGAAGGCACCCGCGGGTCGATCCGCTTCGCGCGCGTACCCGGCCTGAATGTCTGGCAGTGGGCGGGTGCGCCGATCCAGGTCGTCGATCGGGACCCGGCCAGACCGGAGCGTTTCCGCGTCCTGCACACCCACCCCGCCGAGTAG
- a CDS encoding RNA polymerase sigma factor SigF, with translation MTIQSPAAARRTRPRRARGNDSYDGIEPVLAELADLPGGSPEYERLRAEILRRCLPLAEHIARRYTGRGENYDDLFQVASLGLVAAVDRYDPARATPFLAFAVPTIMGEVRRHFRDFGWSVRVPRRTKEIQLMLTPAVERLCHRLSRMPTALELAVELDVDLLEVTQAMLAANAYTSDPLDTSAHDSDNDYAPSAADLLGAEDPGYQLTDDALAIAPLLDELPARERLVLHLRFFRGQTQIQIAERLGVSQMQISRILTKTLTQLRESALPDGD, from the coding sequence ATGACCATCCAGTCTCCTGCCGCCGCCCGCCGAACTCGCCCACGTCGCGCCCGCGGAAACGATTCCTACGATGGCATCGAGCCAGTGCTGGCAGAACTGGCGGACTTGCCCGGCGGCTCGCCCGAGTACGAGCGGCTGCGCGCCGAGATCCTGCGGCGGTGCCTACCGCTGGCCGAGCACATCGCCCGGCGATACACCGGCCGCGGCGAGAACTACGACGACCTGTTCCAAGTCGCGAGCCTGGGACTCGTCGCCGCCGTGGACCGCTACGACCCGGCCCGCGCGACACCGTTCCTCGCCTTCGCCGTCCCGACGATCATGGGCGAAGTCCGCCGCCACTTCCGCGATTTCGGCTGGTCGGTGCGAGTTCCACGGCGCACCAAAGAAATTCAGCTGATGCTCACGCCCGCGGTGGAAAGACTCTGTCACCGGCTGTCTCGGATGCCCACCGCCCTCGAACTCGCCGTCGAACTCGACGTCGATCTGCTCGAGGTGACCCAGGCGATGCTCGCCGCCAACGCCTACACCAGCGATCCGCTCGACACCTCGGCGCACGACAGCGACAACGACTACGCGCCGAGCGCGGCCGACCTGCTCGGCGCGGAGGATCCGGGCTATCAGCTGACCGACGACGCGCTCGCCATCGCACCGCTGCTGGACGAACTTCCGGCCCGCGAACGGCTGGTCCTGCATCTGCGGTTCTTCCGCGGACAGACCCAGATCCAGATCGCCGAACGGCTCGGCGTCTCCCAGATGCAGATCTCGCGCATCCTCACCAAGACGCTCACTCAGCTGCGCGAAAGCGCACTGCCGGATGGCGATTGA
- a CDS encoding helix-turn-helix transcriptional regulator: protein MTSTRFDGRDIPAIEEFLRVVTAPGFAGPAPDMAAVRLVRTVLEHQRSVEATTVALGLTDPAAEYLAACVDAVLPVAELPVPEPAMVSAAADSVRLGVAYMKANLREEVGIADIAAAGFVSVRSMQLAFQQELHTTPMAYLRGLRLRGAHQELDSCVPADGATVTGIAIGWGFANSGRFAASYRRIYGRSPHTTLNN, encoded by the coding sequence ATGACGAGCACGAGGTTCGACGGCCGGGACATCCCGGCGATCGAGGAATTCCTGCGGGTGGTGACCGCCCCCGGCTTCGCCGGGCCCGCCCCGGATATGGCGGCCGTCCGCCTGGTGCGTACGGTGCTCGAGCATCAGCGCAGCGTTGAGGCGACGACCGTCGCGCTGGGCCTGACCGACCCCGCGGCCGAGTATCTGGCGGCCTGCGTCGACGCCGTCCTGCCCGTCGCCGAACTGCCCGTGCCGGAGCCCGCAATGGTCAGCGCGGCGGCGGATTCGGTGCGGTTGGGGGTGGCGTACATGAAGGCGAACCTGCGTGAAGAGGTCGGGATCGCCGATATCGCCGCGGCCGGGTTCGTGTCGGTGCGATCCATGCAACTGGCCTTCCAGCAGGAATTGCACACCACTCCGATGGCCTATCTGCGCGGCCTGCGACTGCGCGGGGCCCATCAGGAACTCGACAGTTGCGTGCCCGCCGACGGCGCGACGGTCACCGGCATCGCCATCGGCTGGGGTTTCGCGAACTCCGGTCGCTTCGCCGCGTCCTACCGCCGGATCTACGGTCGATCCCCGCACACCACCCTGAACAACTGA
- a CDS encoding DUF1059 domain-containing protein, producing MTRKVADCRRFPSETNCTLTIAGEEDEVVRAASEHAISVHRHEDGPELRAQIRASLEDEKVTT from the coding sequence ATGACGAGAAAAGTAGCCGACTGCCGTAGGTTCCCCAGCGAAACGAACTGCACGCTCACCATCGCCGGTGAGGAAGACGAAGTCGTGCGAGCCGCCAGCGAGCACGCGATCTCCGTGCATCGGCACGAAGACGGACCGGAGCTGCGCGCGCAGATCCGTGCGTCGCTCGAAGACGAGAAGGTCACCACCTAG
- a CDS encoding methylenetetrahydrofolate reductase translates to MLNPHKSFPARIAPAVRGVPSVVQSLRLHSRQRVPFSVEFNPPRDAAGEARLWRAVREFERMHPAFVSMTYGAGGSTKDRTARITGALAQETTLLPVAHLTAVGHSIAELRALVGSYADYGIRNILVLRGDPPGDPLGEWHKHPEGVEYAEELVRIVRDLGDFNVGVASFPQLHHRSPDLDTDTAFLAAKLRAGADYSITQMFFEVDHYLRLRDRLAAADPEQGAKPIIPELMPVTSLRTVARAEELSGRALPEPIMARLLRAAGTGPEENRAAVREVGIELATELAQRLIDEGAPCLHFITLNFAKATTEVLTNLGYAVTAAPLSA, encoded by the coding sequence ATGCTGAACCCTCACAAGAGTTTTCCCGCTCGCATCGCACCCGCGGTGCGCGGCGTGCCGTCGGTCGTGCAGAGCTTGCGCCTGCACTCGCGGCAGCGGGTGCCGTTCTCGGTGGAGTTCAATCCGCCCCGCGACGCCGCGGGGGAAGCGCGACTGTGGCGCGCGGTTCGCGAATTCGAGCGCATGCATCCGGCGTTCGTCTCGATGACCTACGGCGCGGGCGGTTCGACCAAGGACCGGACCGCGCGGATCACCGGCGCGCTGGCGCAGGAGACCACCTTGCTGCCGGTGGCGCATCTGACAGCGGTCGGGCACAGCATCGCCGAACTGCGCGCGCTGGTCGGCTCCTACGCCGACTACGGCATCCGCAACATTCTGGTGCTGCGTGGCGACCCGCCGGGCGATCCGCTCGGCGAATGGCACAAACATCCCGAGGGAGTCGAGTACGCCGAGGAACTGGTGCGGATCGTGCGGGATCTCGGCGACTTCAACGTCGGGGTCGCCTCGTTCCCGCAGCTGCACCACCGCTCCCCCGACCTGGACACCGACACCGCGTTCCTGGCCGCGAAACTCCGTGCCGGAGCGGATTATTCGATCACCCAGATGTTCTTCGAGGTCGACCATTACCTGCGTCTGCGCGACCGCCTCGCGGCCGCCGATCCGGAGCAGGGGGCCAAGCCGATCATTCCCGAGCTGATGCCCGTCACGTCGCTGCGCACCGTGGCGCGGGCGGAGGAACTCAGTGGTCGCGCGCTGCCCGAGCCGATCATGGCGCGACTGCTCCGGGCGGCGGGCACCGGCCCCGAGGAGAACCGCGCCGCGGTTCGTGAGGTCGGGATCGAACTCGCCACCGAACTCGCCCAGCGACTCATCGACGAGGGCGCACCCTGCCTGCACTTCATCACGTTGAACTTCGCCAAGGCGACCACCGAGGTGCTGACCAACCTGGGCTACGCGGTGACCGCCGCCCCGCTGAGCGCCTGA
- a CDS encoding VOC family protein, producing MTVELKLSVVMLGVADVDRAKKFYVEGLGCTVEQEFPGFVRCGLGAGSSSLALYEWDVVAADAGVPAAGTGFRGTSFHFLAASRAEVDEVIRAATAAGGTVTKAAAATDWGGYDGHFSDPDGHLWKVATAD from the coding sequence ATGACTGTCGAATTGAAGTTGAGCGTCGTCATGCTCGGGGTGGCCGATGTGGACCGGGCCAAAAAGTTCTATGTCGAGGGCCTGGGCTGCACGGTCGAGCAGGAGTTCCCGGGGTTCGTCCGGTGCGGGCTCGGCGCCGGGTCGTCGTCGTTGGCGCTGTACGAATGGGACGTCGTCGCCGCGGACGCGGGTGTGCCCGCCGCGGGCACCGGCTTCCGCGGCACCTCGTTCCACTTTCTCGCCGCATCCCGGGCGGAGGTGGACGAAGTCATCCGTGCGGCGACCGCCGCGGGCGGCACCGTGACGAAGGCGGCCGCCGCCACCGACTGGGGCGGCTACGACGGTCACTTCAGCGACCCTGACGGTCACCTCTGGAAGGTCGCCACCGCGGACTGA
- a CDS encoding M3 family metallopeptidase, translated as MSPQPLVLPSAEWSEWLADYVDDGLTTVARTLTRLKDGAPRDTAEVLGLWNDADIALRGVDAAAGLFVEVHPDGDVRGLAEELVQRIDRTRTDRGLDRALYDVVAATDPAGLDAVARRMREHVLRDFRRTGVDRDEPTRARLRSIAERLTVLTQDFGRAIRDDVRSIRLTPERLDGLPADFVAAHPVAADGLVTVTTDYPDYRPFRSFAGDAAARRELTVEFESRGWPVNDEVLHEMLELRDEQARLLGFDSWPDYDADVKMIGTGAAIADFIERISAAAAAAGRRDLATLLARRRRDDPATTIDRSEVGYYTELIRREQYDVDAREVRRYFDFTRVRDGLLDVTGQLFGLEYRPVEVASWHADVTAYDVYADGARCGRIYLDLHPRAGKYKHAAQFELVGGIAARLLPEGVLVCNFSRGLMEHHEVVTLFHEFGHLLHHVLAGQQDWARFSGVATEWDFVEAPSQMLEEWAWDPTILGRFAVDEDGAAIPAELVRRMRAATDFGKGIQIQTQVGYTAVSYLLHRDRPADHTTAVRHAMERHGLIAVLPGTHFQASFGHLAGYTSAYYTYLWSLVIAKDLFAEFEPADLLDPAVARRYRDRVLAPGGSKDAADLVADFLGRPFTFDAFATWLDHAPDSPAPTP; from the coding sequence ATGAGTCCGCAGCCGCTTGTCCTGCCGTCCGCCGAGTGGTCCGAGTGGCTCGCCGACTATGTCGACGACGGCCTCACGACGGTGGCGCGGACGCTGACACGTTTGAAGGACGGGGCCCCGCGTGACACCGCCGAGGTGCTCGGCCTGTGGAACGACGCGGATATCGCGTTGCGTGGTGTCGACGCGGCCGCCGGCTTGTTCGTCGAAGTCCACCCCGACGGTGACGTGCGCGGTCTCGCCGAGGAACTCGTGCAGCGGATCGATCGCACCCGGACCGATCGCGGGCTGGATCGTGCGCTCTACGACGTCGTCGCGGCCACCGACCCGGCGGGGCTGGACGCGGTGGCGCGCCGCATGCGCGAACACGTGCTGCGCGACTTCCGCCGCACCGGCGTGGACCGGGACGAACCGACGCGGGCACGGCTGCGCAGCATCGCCGAGCGGCTCACCGTGCTCACGCAGGACTTCGGGCGAGCGATCCGCGACGACGTCCGCTCTATCCGGCTGACGCCCGAGCGACTCGACGGCCTGCCCGCCGATTTCGTCGCCGCGCATCCGGTCGCCGCGGACGGACTGGTCACCGTCACCACCGACTACCCGGACTACCGCCCGTTCCGGTCGTTCGCCGGCGATGCCGCCGCCCGGCGCGAGCTGACGGTCGAATTCGAAAGCCGCGGTTGGCCGGTCAACGACGAGGTGCTGCACGAAATGCTCGAGCTGCGCGACGAACAGGCCCGCCTGCTCGGCTTCGACAGCTGGCCCGACTACGACGCCGACGTCAAGATGATCGGCACCGGCGCGGCCATCGCGGATTTCATCGAGCGGATCTCCGCGGCGGCCGCGGCCGCGGGCCGGCGCGACCTCGCGACGTTGCTCGCGCGCCGCCGGCGCGACGATCCGGCGACGACCATCGATCGGTCCGAGGTCGGCTACTACACCGAGCTGATCCGGCGCGAGCAGTACGACGTGGACGCCCGCGAGGTCCGCCGCTACTTCGATTTCACCCGGGTGCGCGACGGCCTGCTCGATGTCACCGGTCAGCTGTTCGGCCTGGAATATCGGCCGGTCGAGGTAGCGTCCTGGCATGCGGACGTCACCGCGTACGACGTCTACGCCGACGGTGCGCGCTGCGGACGGATCTACCTCGACCTGCACCCGCGCGCCGGAAAGTACAAGCACGCGGCGCAATTCGAGCTCGTCGGCGGGATCGCCGCCCGGCTGCTGCCCGAAGGCGTGCTGGTGTGCAACTTCTCCCGCGGGTTGATGGAACACCACGAGGTTGTCACGCTGTTCCACGAATTCGGGCACCTTCTGCATCATGTGCTTGCCGGACAACAGGATTGGGCACGGTTCTCCGGCGTGGCCACCGAGTGGGACTTCGTCGAGGCGCCGTCCCAGATGCTCGAGGAATGGGCCTGGGATCCCACGATTCTGGGCCGGTTCGCGGTCGACGAAGACGGGGCCGCGATCCCCGCCGAGCTGGTGCGGCGGATGCGCGCCGCAACCGACTTCGGCAAGGGCATCCAGATCCAGACCCAGGTCGGCTACACCGCGGTGTCGTATCTGCTGCACCGCGATCGGCCCGCCGACCACACCACGGCCGTCCGGCACGCGATGGAACGCCACGGCCTGATCGCCGTGCTGCCCGGCACCCATTTCCAGGCGTCGTTCGGCCATCTCGCGGGTTACACGTCCGCCTACTACACCTATCTCTGGAGCCTGGTCATCGCGAAGGACCTGTTCGCCGAATTCGAGCCCGCCGACCTACTCGATCCCGCGGTGGCGCGCCGCTACCGCGACCGCGTCCTCGCCCCCGGCGGATCCAAGGACGCGGCCGATCTGGTGGCCGACTTCCTCGGCCGCCCCTTCACCTTCGACGCCTTCGCGACCTGGCTCGACCACGCCCCCGACTCGCCCGCACCCACCCCCTGA
- a CDS encoding PadR family transcriptional regulator, producing the protein MAIRRDPLHNPLALVVLAYLMERPMHPYEVGKLLKGRNADRSVEFKHASLYMVFDQLTRAGYLTAEHTERAGQRPERTIYRPTEAGQERLRARMREMVAVPAKEFRQFEAALSLIVVLPPADVAALLDQRDRALAEQAEQLRAVLASAGEIDQVFVIECHYRLELIDAEQRFVARFRDLIEHDPAALGEFWPRLHAR; encoded by the coding sequence GTGGCAATCCGGCGGGACCCACTGCACAACCCGCTCGCGCTGGTCGTGCTCGCCTACCTCATGGAACGGCCGATGCACCCGTACGAGGTCGGCAAACTGCTGAAGGGGCGCAACGCGGATCGCAGCGTCGAGTTCAAACACGCCTCGCTGTACATGGTGTTCGACCAGCTGACCCGGGCCGGTTACCTGACGGCCGAGCACACCGAGCGGGCCGGGCAGCGCCCCGAACGCACGATCTACCGGCCCACCGAAGCCGGCCAGGAACGCTTGCGCGCGCGGATGCGGGAGATGGTCGCGGTGCCCGCCAAGGAGTTCCGGCAGTTCGAGGCGGCCCTGTCGCTGATCGTGGTGCTGCCCCCGGCCGACGTCGCCGCTCTGCTGGACCAACGGGACCGCGCGCTGGCGGAACAGGCCGAGCAGCTACGGGCGGTCCTGGCCTCGGCCGGCGAGATCGACCAGGTTTTCGTGATCGAGTGCCACTACCGGCTCGAGCTGATCGACGCCGAACAGCGCTTCGTGGCACGTTTTCGCGATCTCATCGAGCACGACCCGGCCGCGCTGGGCGAATTCTGGCCGCGGCTGCACGCGCGGTGA